Proteins encoded by one window of Cylindrospermum stagnale PCC 7417:
- a CDS encoding bestrophin family protein: protein MTNIKLQWFKQAFQIRGSVLSAIYRRVLWGGAFGFFVSILYHFKLPVSQPILGSVIPSIVLGLLLVFRTNTAYERFWEGRKSWGSIVNNIRNLARQIWVSVEEVSPEDRYNKIAALNLLVAFAVATKLHLRGEPVDSEIEELMSPSKYIKLKLMNNPPLEVAFWIGDYLQQQYNRNCLNSYQLASMQELLNNLVDNLGSCERILKTPIPLAYAIHLKQLLLLYCLLLPFQMVESLGWWTGLIVALVSFTLFGIEAIGLEIENPFGYDVNDLPLDTICNTAKRNLNDLISLTPSTQKSVNYEL, encoded by the coding sequence ATGACAAACATAAAATTACAATGGTTTAAACAAGCTTTTCAAATTAGAGGCTCAGTCCTTTCAGCAATTTATAGACGAGTTTTATGGGGTGGTGCTTTTGGTTTCTTCGTTTCAATACTTTACCATTTTAAATTGCCAGTATCTCAACCTATTTTAGGCAGCGTTATCCCCAGTATTGTTTTAGGTTTATTACTGGTTTTTCGCACGAATACAGCTTATGAACGCTTTTGGGAAGGTCGAAAATCCTGGGGTTCTATAGTAAATAATATTCGCAATCTGGCGCGGCAAATTTGGGTATCTGTTGAGGAAGTTTCTCCTGAAGATAGATACAACAAAATTGCTGCATTAAACTTATTAGTAGCTTTTGCTGTAGCCACTAAATTACATTTACGGGGAGAACCTGTAGATAGTGAGATAGAAGAATTAATGTCACCCTCTAAGTATATCAAGCTGAAATTGATGAATAATCCTCCTCTAGAAGTTGCTTTCTGGATTGGAGATTATTTACAGCAACAGTATAACCGTAATTGCCTAAATAGCTACCAGTTAGCATCCATGCAAGAATTATTGAATAATCTGGTGGATAATTTAGGATCTTGCGAGCGGATTTTAAAAACACCCATACCCCTAGCCTATGCTATTCATCTTAAGCAATTGTTATTACTTTATTGTCTCCTGCTACCTTTTCAAATGGTGGAGAGTCTCGGTTGGTGGACAGGTTTAATTGTTGCTTTAGTTAGTTTTACTTTATTTGGTATTGAAGCCATCGGTTTAGAAATAGAAAACCCCTTTGGTTACGACGTCAACGATTTACCCCTAGATACAATTTGCAATACTGCCAAGCGCAATCTCAACGATTTAATCAGCCTTACTCCCAGCACGCAAAAATCTGTGAATTATGAATTATGA
- a CDS encoding hydantoinase/oxoprolinase N-terminal domain-containing protein — MNWEFWIDRGGTFTDIVARRPDGELVIHKLLSENPDRYSDAAVQGIREILGISGNNAPIPGDHS, encoded by the coding sequence ATGAATTGGGAATTTTGGATTGATCGCGGGGGGACATTCACTGATATTGTGGCGCGACGCCCGGATGGGGAGTTGGTGATTCATAAGCTGTTGTCTGAAAATCCCGATCGCTATTCTGATGCAGCAGTTCAGGGAATTCGGGAGATTTTGGGCATTTCTGGGAATAATGCGCCGATTCCCGGCGATCACAGTTGA
- a CDS encoding mechanosensitive ion channel domain-containing protein produces MICGFFILFENYYLLGDYIEAGTREDMVVVGIVEVIEFRTNMNKKIPDFLKKSGI; encoded by the coding sequence GTGATTTGTGGATTTTTTATTTTGTTTGAAAACTATTATTTGTTGGGTGACTATATCGAAGCTGGAACAAGAGAAGATATGGTTGTGGTGGGGATTGTGGAGGTAATTGAATTCAGAACCAATATGAATAAAAAGATCCCCGACTTCTTGAAGAAGTCGGGGATCTAA